In Leptospira langatensis, a single window of DNA contains:
- the nirB gene encoding nitrite reductase large subunit NirB: MKRKLVVIGNGMVGHRFAEKIVEFGGTEKFEITVLGEEPRRAYDRVHLSEYFTNRSVDSLYLSGSDWYRTNGVRLLLSQPAISLDIVARKIVTSAGTELEFDELVIATGSSPFIPSFEGLDKEGVFVYRTIEDLEKMMSYAKGISKVAVLGGGLLGLEAAKAVLDMGKESHVVEFASRLMPRQLDEAASAILKSKIESLGVRIHLQKETKKALGESSFAGLEFVDGSVLDVDMLVISAGIRPRDELAKSSGIEVGPRGGIQIDDELRTNVYGVYAIGEVALHKNMIYGLVAPGYEMAEVLAYNLCSPGKSKQYLGSDLSTKLKLIGVDVASFGDALGLQDHLPIAYTNPRTGVYKKLVLSPDGKKLKGGILVGDAEAYSNLLTLYLNNVDLPAEPERLIVGSPSEETSALGSLPDDAKICSCNNVSKGDLLNAIRSGACSDLSGLKDCTKAGTGCGGCVPQMNSLLKEELRAQGKVVTEHVCEHFKYSRQELFQIAKVKGIQSFEEMIRSHGMGNGCEVCKPTVASILASIYNEPIQKSKHREIQDTNDKYLANIQRGGTYSVVPRIPGGEITPEKLIVIGQIAKKYELYCKITGGQRIDLLGARMDQLPDIWRDLVEEGFESGHAYGKAMRTVKSCVGSTWCRYGVQDSTAFAIRIEERYRGIRAPHKLKSAVSGCIRECAEARGKDFGIIATEKGWNLYVGGNGGVNPKHAILLAADLDEETCVKYIDRFIMFYVRTADKLTRTSAWLEQLEGGIDYLKDVIINDRLGINKDLEAEMESLVGSYVCEWKDVVEDPEKQKKYKHFINSGDSDPTISFINERGQKRPIDWPKKEAVAN; the protein is encoded by the coding sequence GAAGAGCTTATGATAGAGTACATCTATCCGAGTATTTTACGAACCGCTCGGTAGATTCCCTCTATTTATCCGGCTCCGACTGGTACAGGACAAATGGGGTCCGACTCCTCTTATCTCAACCTGCAATCTCCTTAGATATCGTAGCTAGGAAGATCGTCACATCCGCGGGAACTGAGCTTGAGTTTGACGAATTGGTTATTGCAACAGGATCTTCTCCGTTTATCCCGAGCTTTGAAGGCTTGGATAAAGAAGGAGTCTTTGTCTATAGAACGATAGAAGACCTAGAGAAGATGATGAGCTATGCGAAAGGTATTTCTAAAGTCGCCGTTCTAGGAGGAGGACTCTTAGGCTTAGAAGCAGCCAAAGCCGTTTTAGACATGGGAAAAGAAAGCCATGTAGTCGAATTCGCATCCCGACTCATGCCAAGACAATTAGATGAAGCTGCATCCGCCATTTTAAAGTCCAAGATCGAATCCTTAGGGGTTCGGATCCATCTCCAAAAAGAAACGAAGAAAGCCTTAGGAGAATCCTCTTTTGCCGGCTTAGAATTCGTAGACGGTTCCGTTTTGGATGTGGATATGCTCGTGATCTCCGCAGGTATTCGTCCAAGGGACGAATTGGCAAAATCATCCGGCATCGAAGTAGGCCCCAGAGGAGGGATCCAAATAGACGACGAACTCAGGACAAATGTCTACGGAGTATATGCCATCGGTGAGGTCGCACTTCATAAAAATATGATATATGGATTGGTCGCACCAGGTTATGAAATGGCCGAGGTCCTGGCTTATAATCTCTGTAGCCCAGGAAAGTCCAAACAGTATTTAGGTTCGGACCTTTCTACAAAACTCAAATTGATCGGCGTGGATGTAGCTTCTTTTGGAGACGCATTAGGACTGCAAGATCATCTTCCGATCGCGTATACAAATCCGAGGACCGGAGTTTATAAGAAATTAGTCCTTTCTCCCGACGGTAAAAAGCTAAAGGGAGGGATCCTAGTAGGAGATGCGGAAGCGTATTCTAATCTTCTTACATTATATTTAAATAATGTCGATCTTCCTGCGGAACCGGAACGATTGATTGTTGGATCTCCTTCCGAGGAAACTTCTGCACTTGGATCTCTTCCTGATGATGCGAAGATCTGCTCCTGCAATAATGTTTCCAAAGGCGATCTCTTGAACGCGATCCGTTCAGGAGCTTGTTCCGATCTGAGCGGCCTGAAAGATTGTACTAAGGCAGGAACAGGATGTGGAGGCTGTGTTCCTCAAATGAACTCTCTCTTGAAAGAAGAATTGAGAGCGCAAGGAAAGGTTGTCACCGAACATGTTTGCGAGCATTTCAAATATTCAAGACAGGAATTATTCCAGATCGCAAAAGTAAAAGGGATCCAAAGTTTCGAAGAAATGATCCGTTCTCATGGAATGGGGAACGGATGCGAGGTTTGTAAACCTACGGTAGCTTCTATTTTAGCGAGTATCTATAACGAACCTATTCAGAAGTCGAAGCATAGAGAGATCCAAGATACGAACGATAAGTATCTTGCGAATATCCAGCGAGGCGGAACATATTCCGTCGTGCCTCGTATTCCGGGCGGAGAGATCACTCCCGAAAAACTGATCGTGATCGGACAGATCGCAAAGAAGTACGAACTCTATTGCAAGATCACAGGTGGCCAAAGGATCGATCTACTAGGAGCGAGAATGGATCAGCTCCCGGATATTTGGAGAGATCTGGTCGAGGAAGGTTTCGAAAGCGGTCATGCCTACGGAAAAGCAATGAGAACTGTAAAGAGTTGCGTCGGCTCCACTTGGTGTAGATACGGAGTACAAGATAGCACCGCCTTCGCGATTCGCATTGAGGAAAGATATAGAGGTATCAGAGCTCCACATAAACTTAAATCTGCAGTATCCGGTTGCATTAGAGAATGTGCGGAAGCAAGAGGTAAGGACTTCGGGATCATTGCCACTGAGAAAGGTTGGAACCTTTATGTGGGCGGGAACGGAGGAGTGAATCCTAAACATGCTATCCTTTTAGCAGCCGACCTAGACGAAGAGACCTGCGTTAAATACATAGATCGATTCATTATGTTCTATGTTCGAACTGCGGATAAACTTACTCGTACTTCTGCTTGGTTAGAGCAATTGGAAGGTGGGATCGATTATCTGAAAGATGTGATCATTAACGATCGTCTTGGGATCAACAAAGACTTGGAAGCAGAAATGGAATCCCTAGTCGGAAGCTATGTCTGTGAATGGAAAGACGTAGTAGAAGATCCTGAAAAACAAAAGAAGTATAAACATTTTATAAACAGTGGGGATTCCGATCCTACAATTAGCTTTATAAATGAAAGAGGACAAAAACGTCCGATCGACTGGCCAAAAAAAGAAGCAGTCGCGAACTAG